A single genomic interval of Anopheles marshallii chromosome 2, idAnoMarsDA_429_01, whole genome shotgun sequence harbors:
- the LOC128719760 gene encoding glyoxylate reductase/hydroxypyruvate reductase, whose amino-acid sequence MNPVFRQLSAALSTASLRGSVWYGVDVHSRRLHRSISAARTVTSQTHRHYCCFEMKPKVYVTRNDYARIGLDLLREECDISLWDEAYPVPRDEFLKNVAGKDAIYCSLNDRIDKELLDQAGPNLKVISTISVGYDHIDVKECKQRGIRIGYTPDVLTDATAELTVALLLATARRLLEANKQVHTGGWKSWSPMWMCGKGVKDSLVGIFGFGRIGQEVAKRLAPFKPARIQFTSRTDKFLTAEDLGVTQVPFDELIETSDFLIIACSYNVETANLFNDAVFSRMKPSAILINTSRGGVVEQHDLIHALRAGKIQAAGLDVTTPEPLPLDNPLLTLPNVVVLPHIGSADIETRIEMSRITGCNILAGLKGVKMISEV is encoded by the exons ATGAATCCAGTGTTTCGTCAGCTTTCTGCAGCTCTATCGACTGCCAGCTTGAGAGGTTCGGTATGGTACGGGGTTGATGTACATTCACGACGGCTGCATCGATCCATCTCTGCGGCTCGAACAGTCACTTCCCAGACGCATCGACATTATTGCTGTTTTGAGATGAAACCGAAAGTGTACGTGACCCGAAACGATTATGCCAGAATTGGGTTGGATCTATTAAGAGAAGA ATGTGACATATCACTGTGGGACGAAGCTTATCCTGTGCCGAGGGATGAATTTCTCAAAAATGTGGCGGGAAAAGATGCAATCTACTGTTCACTGAACGATCGCATCGACAAGGAGTTGCTCGATCAGGCTGGACCCAATCTTAAGGTCATTTCTACCATCTCAGTTGG TTATGATCATATCGATGTGAAAGAATGCAAACAGAGAGGAATTCGTATTGGCTACACACCGGATGTGCTGACGGACGCAACGGCCGAACTGACCGTTGCCTTGCTGCTGGCAACAGCGCGTCGATTATTGGAAGCAAACAAGCAAGTTCACACTGGCGGCTGGAAATCGTGGTCTCCGATGTGGATGTGTGGCAAGGGAGTAAAAGATTCGCTGGTGGGAATTTTTGGCTTCGGCCGCATCGGTCAAGAGGTGGCAAAACGTTTAGCACCGTTTAAACCAGCGCGGATTCAGTTCACGAGTCGCACGGATAAATTTCTCACAGCCGAGGATTTGGGCGTCACGCAAGTTCCGTTCGATGAGTTGATCGAAACGAGTGATTTCCTCATCATTGCCTGTTCGTACAATGTGGAAACGGCCAATCTGTTCAACGACGCCGTGTTTTCGCGCATGAAACCTTCGGCAATCTTAATTAACACCAGCCGGGGTGGAGTGGTCGAACAGCACGATTTGATTCATGCTTTACGTGCGGGTAAAATACAGGCAGCCGGACTGGACGTCACTACACCCGAGCCATTGCCTCTGGATAATCCACTGCTAACGCTCCCAAACGTTGTGGTATTACCTCACATTGGCAGTGCCGACATCGAGACTCGCATTGAAATGTCGCGCATAACAGGGTGCAATATCTTGGCTGGCTTGAAgggtgtaaaaatgatttcggAAGTTTAA
- the LOC128709321 gene encoding uncharacterized protein LOC128709321 → MSSTGAVNVRESLIQKRKLIDKHQSTGIRNDDLKHHSTDTFVSLPVFLNGRSYSCLVCPKSSTSCSEQQHPLQRLVSYDELISKYARKVNSDQYDAIGIYTCPYCTLDRLTVDSLYEHSCEEHSLAAAIGAQILPKVHCPVCVCFRLENSSAFIQQHTGGLSEHMLSRHCFASTHQYQDEFKLRSEFCCDDEFELIRFRATFLSPTIITPELLSGYADVNQDGLQSYGINSKQLPPVCPICLEQIDPAACKNLQLCVHQFHDLCIDRWLEEKKCCPVCRCECS, encoded by the exons ATGAGCTCAACGGGAGCCGTTAACGTCCGTGAATCGCTCATACAAAAACGTAAATTGATCGATAAACATCAGTCAA CCGGAATACGGAACGATGATCTTAAACATCATTCAACCGAtactttcgtttcgttgccaGTTTTCCTGAACGGACGCTCGTACAGCTGCCTGGTATGTCCAAAGTCCAGCACATCCTGTTCGGAGCAGCAACATCCACTGCAACGTTTGGTTTCGTACGATGAACTGATCTCGAAGTACGCCCGCAAGGTGAACAGTGATCAGTACGATGCCATCGGTATCTACACCTGTCCGTACTGTACCCTAGACCGGCTGACCGTCGACTCACTGTACGAACATTCATGCGAAGAACATTCGCTGGCTGCAGCTATTGGCGCGCAAATACTTCCGAAAGTTCACTGTccagtttgtgtgtgcttccGGTTGGAGAATTCCTCTGCCTTCATTCAGCAACACACCGGCGGTTTATCGGAGCATATGCTCAGCAGGCATTGCTTTGCCAGCACGCATCAGTACCAGGACGAATTTAAGCTTCGCAGCGAGTTCTGCTGCGATGATGAGTTTGAACTTATCCGATTTAGGGCTACATTCTTATCGCCCACAATTATTACCCCGGAATTACTTTCAGGATATGCGGACGTCAATCAGGATGGCTTACAATCGTACGG CATCAACTCGAAGCAATTACCACCAGTGTGTCCTATTTGTTTGGAGCAAATCGATCCGGCAGCTTGTAAGAATTTGCAGCTGTGTGTTCATCAATTCCATGACTTGTGCATTGACCGATGGttagaagagaaaaaatgcTGCCCAGTGTGTAGGTGTGAATGTTCCTGA
- the LOC128706883 gene encoding U6 snRNA-associated Sm-like protein LSm3 produces MTEEEQMPIIPVKEPLDLIRLSLDEKIYVKMRYERELRGRLHAFDQHLNMVLGDAEETVTTVEIDEETYEEVYKTTKRTIPMLFVRGDGVILVSPPMRVGS; encoded by the exons ATGACTGAAGAAGAACAG ATGCCGATCATTCCCGTAAAGGAACCCTTGGATCTTATCCGGCTTAGTTTGGATGAAAAAATTTACGTAAAAATGCGATACGAACGAGAATTGCGAGGACGATTGCAT GCGTTCGATCAACATCTGAACATGGTGCTGGGCGATGCCGAAGAAACAGTCACCACGGTAGAGATTGACGAAGAAACCTACGAAGAGGTGTACAAAACCACCAAACGCACCATTCCAATGTTGTTTGTGCGTGGCGATGGAGTCATACTGGTTTCGCCGCCAATGCGTGTTGGCAGTTAA
- the LOC128719642 gene encoding H/ACA ribonucleoprotein complex subunit 1, with product MSFRGRGGGGGFGGRGGGGGFGGRGGGGGRGGGGGGGFRGGFNNRSFGSRDEGPKNIIPLGYYDYPCQEDLIAKVEVENVPFFNAPIYMEGEKLIGKVDEIFGNLRNFYVSIKLNDNMKPDGFQNKQKLFIDSSKLLPLARFLPGNQTRRPGGRVGKPGGRGGPGGFRGRGGGGGGFRGRGGGGSGDGGGFRGRGGGGGRGGGGFRGNRGGGGGNRW from the coding sequence ATGAGTTTCCGCGGacgtggtggtggcggtggattTGGTGGACgaggtggtggcggtggattTGGTGGacgaggtggtggtggtggccgtggtggtggaggcggaGGTGGATTCCGTGGTGGTTTCAACAATCGAAGTTTCGGCTCCCGGGACGAAGGCCCAAAGAATATCATTCCCCTCGGATATTACGATTATCCGTGTCAGGAGGATTTGATCGCTAAGGTGGAAGTCGAAAATGTACCATTCTTTAATGCACCAATTTATATGGAGGGCGAGAAGCTGATCGGCAAGGTCGATGAGATCTTTGGCAATCTGCGGAATTTCTACGTGTCGATCAAACTGAATGACAACATGAAGCCGGACGGATTCCAGAATAAACAGAAGCTGTTTATTGACTCGTCGAAACTGTTGCCACTTGCACGATTTTTACCGGGAAATCAGACTCGCCGACCGGGTGGACGCGTGGGCAAACCGGGTGGCCGTGGTGGTCCTGGTGGCTTCCGTGGcagaggtggtggtggcggtggattCCGGGGCCGAGGCGGCGGTGGTAGTGGTGACGGTGGAGGTTTCCGTGGTCGTGGAGGCGGCGGAGGAcgtggcggtggtggtttcCGTGGTAATCGTGGAGGCGGCGGTGGAAATAGATGGTAA
- the LOC128708541 gene encoding UPF0235 protein C15orf40 homolog, with protein MLQAIKTVLGRPHKHTAWQTTATFISMSKKSSKAAGGKHSKVEKHDINNTSAPSGPVLVDAKTGNLIVKILAKPGAKTSGITDVSEEGVGCQIAAPPIDGEANTELIKYLSKLLDLRKSDISLDRGSKSRQKTIVLDKDGCRHSPEQLIAIFRTEASAGM; from the exons ATGCTTCAAGCGATCAAAACAGTTCTTGGAAGACCGCATAAACATACAGCGTGGCAGACAACCGCAACGTTTATTAGCATGTCCAAAAAATCCAGCAAAGCAGCTGGCGGCAAACATTcaaaagtggaaaaacatGACATAAACAACACATCGGCGCCAAGTGGTCCTGTGCTGGTAGATGCAAAGACTGGAAACTTGATCGTTAAAATATTGGCCAAACCGGGGGCAAAAACAAGCGGAATTACTGATGTTAGTGAGGAAGGAGTTGGATGCCAAATAG cCGCTCCTCCGATCGATGGTGAAGCAAATACGGAATTGATTAAATATCTCTCCAAATTGCTTGATCTACGGAAGAGTGACATCAGTCTCGATCGTGGATCCAAATCACGCCAGAAGACGATCGTGCTAGATAAAGATGGTTGTCGGCATAGCCCGGAACAGTTAATTGCTATATTTCGCACTGAAGCGTCCGCCGGAATGTAG